The genomic window TCTCGCGTTCGTGAAGAGCAACACCCAGAACGTCCGCGAGGTCCTCCACGATCTCACGGAGAGCGCGTTCCTTCGCGCCGTCGACGAAGGGCGGGTCCCGCCCGAGGCGGTGCGGGAGTTCCGCTCGTCGCCGGAGTACGCGTTCATCAAGAAGGACCTCGAACGGTTGATGGAGCAGAACCTGAAAGGCCTCGACAGGATATCACAGATCGTGTTCAACCTGAAGCATTTCGCGAGCCCCCAACAAGGACGGCGCGAACCCGTCGACATCAACCTCCTCCTCAAGGACACGATAACGATCTTCCACCCGCAGTTCAGGGGCCGCATCGAGCTTGTCGAGGAGCTCGGGGACATCCCGAAGGCGGTAGTCGATTCGGGCCAGGTGAACCAGGTCTTCATGAACGTGCTCGTCAACGCCGCGCAGGCCATACCGGGCAAGGGCACGATAACGGTGAGGACGCGCGGCACCGCCGACGCCGTGGAGGTGTCGATAACGGACACGGGGACCGGCATCGCCCCGGAGAACCGCAAACGCATCTTCGACCCGTTCTTCACCACCAAGCAACGTGGGAACACCGGGCTCGGGCTTTCCATCTGCTACCAGATAATCAAGGAGCACGGCGGGGACATCCTCGTCGAGTCAGAGTTGGGAAAAGGGACGACTTTCATCATCAGATTGCCCGTGAGGACGTGAAACCATGAACCAGAGGACGACAAGAGGCGGGGCGCAGAAGGTGTACGAGATACTGTTGGTCGACGACGAGCCGGAGGTCCTCGACGCCTTGGCGATGACGCTGAAGCGGGCCAAGAACTTCCAGTGCAACATCAAGTCGTTCTCCGACCCTCTTGAGGCGAAAAGGGAGCTCGAAGCCCGGCCCTTCGACATGGTCCTCGCCGATTACCGCATGCCGAACATGACGGGCGTCGAGCTCCTGAAACACGTCCACGAGAAGTACCCGACGACCGTGCGGGCCCTCATCACCGGATACACGGACGTCGAGATCGCCATGGAGGCGATGGACCAGGCGAAGATCCACTATTACGTGCAGAAACCGTGGAACAACGACGAGCTGCGGCTCACGGTGTACGAGGCGTTGTCCGGAAAGGCAGGAGGCTCGTGATGAGCCTCGCGGAGGTCGTCTTCGAGGCGGAGAAACGCGACTACGCGATGTGCCGCTTCACCGCGGAGCACCCGGACGTCCGGGCGATCTTCAGGCCCATAAAGTGGGGTCGCGAGGAGAACCGCATACGGGGTGTCTTGACCATCGTCGGGGCGACCGAGGTGACGAACTCGCTTGTCAAAGAACTCAAGGAGGCGGGCCAGTACGAGCATTTCGAGATCATGTCCATAGCCCCTTATGCGATCGTCCTTTCGCTTGAGGCACAGACCACTGGCGCCGGCCACAGTGGCGTGGAACTTGCCGCCCTCACGTTTTCCGCCCTCGGCTCCGAGACGATCCTCGAGCCCATCATCTTCGACAAAGGGAAGGCCCGGGTGACCGGGCTCTGCCCCCAGGTCGGCGACACGAAGGAAGCGCTCCTTCGCCTCCAGGAGCTCCAGAAGGTGCAGGAGTGGACGCAGTTCCGGGTCATCCGCGTCGGTACGTTCGATCCCGTGGGCTTTGGCGAGAAGCTCCGACCGGTCCTGGACGCCGATCAGGAGGAATTGATGATGCTCGCGATCTCGATGGGTTACTACGAGGTCCCGAAGCGCTGCAACCTCGAGGACATCGCAGGCCGCGTCGGGCTTTCGGTCTCGCCTGTGCACAAGAAACTCAAGGAGATCGAGCACACGCTCATCAACTCCTATCTCGACCCCGCCTACAAGGTCGTGAAGCGGCGCCGCAGGACGTCCTTGGGGGCGAAATCCCCCGGCGCCGCGCTCATGCGCGAGATAATCCTACGCCTCCGGCTCACGGATTTCGCGCCCGCCGGTTTCACCAAACGTTATCGTGAATCGCGCCTTATCTACCAGATCCTCGAGGAGGATACGGCCGAGAAGCGCTCGACGGGGCTCTTCGTCTTCGTCGCCGCACAGTTGTTGTTCGACGAGTTCCTGAAGTCGATGGAACGCGGCGCCGACACGATCTCCGTGGAGACCTTGGGCCGCGACGCCGACCACCTATCGCTACGCGTGAGGCAGAAGATCTTGCAGGAAGGGATCCGGACAGGCCCAATGGTGCTTCATGAACTCGTCCGCCGCTTCGGTCGCGACTCGTACGTGAAGCCCATCATCATCGAGGACGGGGAACTGCTCGTCCGCATGGTCACGACGAGGAAGGTCTCATCTGACGATATCCTTCGCGGCCTCACGGAGCTTCAAGGGGCCGGCGGCATCGTGGATTTCGACCTGTTGAACGTGAAGGACGTGACGGCCGACACGGCAATCGCAAGCATCCCGCAGCAGGAGAAGATCACCCCGCGGCAGGAGGAGGTCTTGAAGATCGCCCACGCCATGGGCTACTACAGGACCCCGAGGGAGTGCACTCTAGAGGACATCGCGCACACGCTCGGCATCAGCACCAACGCGGTGCACAAGAACCTCACGGCCGCGGAGCAGAAGATCGCGTGCGGGTACTTCGCGGGCACCTCGCGGAGTTGAAACTCCGCTTGCCTCCGACCGGGGAGCGTGGAGACTACCGGTCGGTGGCTTCGCGCAGCTGATGCTGCGCTCGTCCCAGCTAGGCCTCGGCCGGGACACTTGGGGACTTCCGGCCTTCGGCTTCGCGGGCACGTCCCGGAGCTGGTCTCCGCGTCGATACACGCCCTGTGCGCGCGACGGCATGTCCCCGGCGTCCTCGCCCGCACGGTGGGATCACCCCGCGCGCTAGGATCGCCCATGCGCGCGTCCTAGGCGTCTTCGAAAAGTAACATCTCCAGCTCTTCCCACTCGTCGTCGGTCACCATGAAACCGACCATCCAAAGATCAGAATCGAAGGCAAGGAGGAAAGCCCCCGCACGGGGATCGCCCCGGCCGGGCCGGGTTGGAGCGGCGGGTGTCCTGTCGCTTTTGTTCCTTGGGCCGATGGGACTGGCGCTAGCCCTTCCCAGCGGCCCGGTGGTCTTCGTCTACGAAGACGGCGAGTACACGTTCACCGCCCCGCTGACGGTCCCCGCCGGGACCACGGTGGAGTTTCGTAACG from Euryarchaeota archaeon includes these protein-coding regions:
- a CDS encoding response regulator encodes the protein MNQRTTRGGAQKVYEILLVDDEPEVLDALAMTLKRAKNFQCNIKSFSDPLEAKRELEARPFDMVLADYRMPNMTGVELLKHVHEKYPTTVRALITGYTDVEIAMEAMDQAKIHYYVQKPWNNDELRLTVYEALSGKAGGS
- a CDS encoding helix-turn-helix domain-containing protein — encoded protein: MSLAEVVFEAEKRDYAMCRFTAEHPDVRAIFRPIKWGREENRIRGVLTIVGATEVTNSLVKELKEAGQYEHFEIMSIAPYAIVLSLEAQTTGAGHSGVELAALTFSALGSETILEPIIFDKGKARVTGLCPQVGDTKEALLRLQELQKVQEWTQFRVIRVGTFDPVGFGEKLRPVLDADQEELMMLAISMGYYEVPKRCNLEDIAGRVGLSVSPVHKKLKEIEHTLINSYLDPAYKVVKRRRRTSLGAKSPGAALMREIILRLRLTDFAPAGFTKRYRESRLIYQILEEDTAEKRSTGLFVFVAAQLLFDEFLKSMERGADTISVETLGRDADHLSLRVRQKILQEGIRTGPMVLHELVRRFGRDSYVKPIIIEDGELLVRMVTTRKVSSDDILRGLTELQGAGGIVDFDLLNVKDVTADTAIASIPQQEKITPRQEEVLKIAHAMGYYRTPRECTLEDIAHTLGISTNAVHKNLTAAEQKIACGYFAGTSRS